A genomic region of Vitis vinifera cultivar Pinot Noir 40024 chromosome 7, ASM3070453v1 contains the following coding sequences:
- the LOC100260994 gene encoding malate dehydrogenase, glyoxysomal, with protein sequence MEIGEREVDGDLGFRIGLFELGPKDQVPRFPTILGKSSGLTSSLTSSYVLCIYLFLPTAHSWQLLNTDRLPRRPGEETMHPTSDANQRIARISAHLQPSNFQMGESSGLSRENCRAKGGAPGFKVAILGAAGGIGQPLAMLMKMNPLVSVLHLYDVVNTPGVTSDISHMDTGAVVRGFLGQQQLEDALTGMDLVIIPAGVPRKPGMTRDDLFNINAGIVKTLCEGIAKCCPNAIVNLISNPVNSTVPIAAEVFKKAGTFDPKRLLGVTMLDVVRANTFVAEVLGLDPREVDVPVVGGHAGVTILPLLSQVKPPCSFTPEEIDYLTARIQNGGTEVVEAKAGAGSATLSMAYAAVKFADTCLRGLRGDAGVIQCAYVFSQVTELPFFASKVRLGRTGAEEIYPLGPLNEYERAGLEKAKKELASSIQKGISFIRK encoded by the exons ATGGAGATTGGGGAGAGAGAAGTGGATGGGGATTTGGGCTTTAGGATTGGGCTCTTTGAGTTGGGCCCCAAAGATCAGGTTCCACGCTTCCCAACAATTCTTGGTAAGAGCAGCGGATTGACGTCATCGCTCACCAGTTCTTATGTCCTTTGTATCTATTTATTTCTTCCCACGGCCCATTCTTGGCAGTTGTTGAACACTGATCGCCTGCCTCGTCGACCAGGAGAAGAAACGATGCACCCGACTTCTGATGCCAATCAACGCATTGCTAGGATCTCAGCTCATCTTCAACCTTCCAATTTCCAG ATGGGGGAGAGTTCTGGCTTGAGCAGGGAGAATTGCAGGGCAAAAGGTGGAGCCCCTGGATTCAAAGTTGCTATATTGGGTGCTGCAGGAGGCATAGGACAGCCTTTGGCCATGTTGATGAAGATGAACCCACTGGTTTCAGTGCTTCATCTATATGATGTTGTCAATACACCAGGTGTCACTTCAGATATCAGTCATATGGATACGGGTGCTGTG GTGCGTGGTTTTCTAGGGCAACAACAACTGGAGGATGCCCTTACAGGCATGGACCTTGTAATTATTCCTGCAGGAGTTCCAAGGAAACCAGGAATGACAAGGGATGATCTGTTTAACATCAATGCTGGAATAGTTAAGACCCTTTGTGAAGGAATTGCCAAGTGCTGCCCAAACGCTATTGTCAACTTGATCAGTAATCCTGTAAATTCTACAGTTCCAATTGCAGCGGAGGTTTTCAAAAAAGCCGGCACCTTTGACCCAAAGCGACTTTTGGGGGTCACAATGCTTGATGTTGTCAGAGCCAACACTTTTGTG GCAGAAGTTTTGGGACTCGATCCCAGAGAAGTTGATGTTCCTGTTGTAGGTGGTCATGCAGGGGTTACAATTTTACCTcttttatctcag GTCAAACCTCCATGCTCTTTCACCCCGGAAGAAATTGACTACTTAACTGCTCGGATTCAGAATGGTGGTACTGAAGTTGTTGAG GCAAAAGCTGGGGCTGGTTCTGCAACACTATCAATG gCATATGCTGCTGTTAAATTTGCAGATACATGCCTGCGGGGCTTGAGAGGAGATGCTGGGGTTATCCAATGTGCTTATGTGTTTTCTCAG GTCACTGAACTTCCTTTCTTTGCGTCCAAGGTCAGGCTAGGCCGTACAGGTGCTGAGGAGATCTACCCACTTGGCCCCCTGAATGAGTATGAGAG GGCCGGCTTGGAGAAGGCAAAGAAAGAGTTGGCGTCAAGCATCCAGAAGGGGATCTCCTTCATCAGGAAATGA